AGTGGATCCTGGCGGAGCGCAGGGAAGGCTGTGGGCCAGGacccaggctgaacccaggcacATTGGTACTGGGACTGAGAATCACCACCACGACTGTGCATCAGCACCACGACTGTGCATCAGCACCATGATTGTGCATCAACACCACGACTGTGCATCAGCACCGGGACTGAGGATCAGCACCGGGACTGAGGATAAGCACCAGGACTGTGCATCAGCACCGGGACTGAGGATAAGCACCGGGACTGTGCATCAACACCACGACTTTGTATCAGCACCAGGACTAAGGATCAGCACCGGGACTGAGGATCAGCACCACAACTGTTCATCAGCACTGGGACTGTGCATCAGCACCAGGACTGTGGATCAGCACCAGGACTGAGGATCAGCACCACGACTGAGGATCAGCACCACGACTGTGCATCAGCACCGGGACTGAGGATCAGCACCACGACTGTGGATCAGCACCACGACTGTGCATCAGCACCGGGACTGAGGATAAGCACATCAGCACCACGACTGTGCATCAGCACCATGACTGTGCATCAGCACCATGACTGTGCATCAACACCACGACTTTGCATCAGCACCAGGACTGAGGATCAGCACCGGGACTGAGGATCAGCACTGGGACTGAGGATCAGCACCGGGACTGAGGATCAGCACCACGACTGTGCATCAGCACCGGGACTGAGGATCAGCACCGGGACTGAGGATCAGCACTGGGACTGTGCATCAGCACCGGGACTGAGGATCACCACCACGACTGTGCATCAGCACCGGGACTGAGGATCAGCACCAGGACTGAGGATCAGCACCGGGACTGAGGATCAGCACCATGACTGTGCATCAGCACCGGGACTGAGGATCAGCACCGGGACTGAGGATCAGCACTGGGACTGTGCATCAGCACCGGGACTGAGGATCAGCACCGGGACTGAGGATCAGCACCACGACTGTGCACCAGCACTGGTGCTGGGAGCGCTGGGGAGCCGTGGGCCAGAGGAGCGCCTCAGGCTCGGGCTGCAGTCCTGCCCCGCAGGACCCGAGCACGCTCCACCTCCCAGTGCTCCCGCCCCTGTCCCTCTGCTTCCTTTACGATCCCTCCCGGTGCCCAGGCActgccatcctccacggcttgcccaggccctcagcagggagctggatcggaagtggaagagACGGGACTGGAGCCAGCACGTGGGTGGGATGCCGGGgcagcccactgagccacaacgctggccttaCAGGTGCGCTTTTCCTCACCAAACCCCAGCAGTGGATCAAAAGCGAGACTTAGGGCTGAGACGTGGTGCCAGCCCCGTTGCCACGAGCAGGTGAACGGGCAAACCAGTTGCCGTGTCTCCATCCAGTGGGGTGCCACCCAGCCTTAAGAAACACGGGCCGCGAGGTGGAGGACGCTCGGGGATGTGGTCCTAAGCGAAATAAGCCCAACGCAAAGGACAGGCGCCAGGTGGCTCCACAAGAGGAGAGACCCTGGATATTGTCTGTTTCCTGGCGATTTTTGAAAGAAGGGGGAAGCCAGATCCAGACATCCAGGCGACGAGAGCCTGGGAGACCCCCCGTCTGTCTCCAGTGGGAGCCTGTGCCGTCTGGTCTCTCGGCATGGAAGGTGTTTTATTGGCCGGGTACATTGGGGCAGTGACATCGGTGGGGCGGGTGACAGGTGCACCCCCACCcgtgctgtgtggccttgagatTCTTAACTGCAGTTGAGAAGTGGGCGCTAGGGGAGGAGTCATAGACGCTGCAGGAAgcgtatgtgtgcgtgtgtgtgtgcagggccggTTGGCTCTGATCCTAGGCCCTCGGAATATCTCTCCAGCTCAGAGATGTCTGAGGGCGGAAGATTCGCTTGCCCGAAGTGCTCGGTGCCGGGCGTCACGGTGCACGAGCGGCACAGCCTCATCAGGCCGTGCCCCGAGCTCTCTGGTCCATACCCGTCTCGTCCTTGTGAGGTCTCAGCACTTCCTCTTAGCCTGCATCTGCCATGGGAgtgtacagagagaggaggagtccCCCATGTGTCACGCGGAGAGCGGAGAGACCCCGGCACCtgctggggagagggcagggggtcCCCGAGCCCCGGCGCGTACTTGTGGACGACGGTCGGAGGCTGGGTCAGCGGCCAGCGAGGACGGGTTTCCAGAACGAGTGTCACATCATTATGGCAGTTACACCGTTCTCCCTCCAACCTGTCGCCAGGTCGGAATGGCTGGTGACATCAGAGGCTTCCGCCCTCGCCGATTGGAAGAGCCACACTCCGTGGGCGCTCGGCAGCAGTGGCGCGCAGCATCTTCTGAGAGCTGGGCTGCTGCCTGGAGGAGACAGCCACGGTGGGCTGGGTTCAGCCGGAATCCAGGGGAAGGGTCCGGGGGCCCGTGAGAGGCAACAGCGCGCTTGAGAAAAGTCATGTCCAGTTGTGAACCGCACGTCCAGGCCGAgacccagagcccccagcccagctccttggAGTGCCCCCCGGAGGTGGTGTTAGACCATGAGGCCCCAGGACCATCAGGTGAGGGGGGAGCAAGCGGGaattggaggggagggggcacagaAGGCAGGAGAGCCGAGTAGggtggagggaagagggagaggacgCAAGAGGCTGGGCTTGGAGGGGGCGGAGGGGGTGAGCAGGGCACCCACAGCAGAGCAAGGAacgggggcagaggcaggagtgGGCGGGCAGAGGGCACCTGGCAAGGTGAATGAGGGCGAgaggccagaggctggggaggccgCGACGGTGGCCTCACTCCGGGGCCTGGCTTCTCCATGCAGCCCCACGGGTGGATCCCAGCTCCGGGCCGCAGAGTCCTGCTTGCAATGGAAAGAGAGCGTGGTCGGCAGCCTTCCCGGAGTCGGCCGAGGCGCTGGATTCGGAGGGCGAGctgatgccggtgctgcagaggCGCCTGGCCTCCCTGCTGCTGCCAGGGCCGGCCCCCGGGCCCCAGGAGACCTGGGGCGTGGAGTGGCTCTGTGGGCTGAAGATGAGGCTGAAAAGACAGCGCGCGTCGCCGGTGCTGCCCGAGCACCACGCAGTCTTCGCCAGGCTGCTGGGTAGGGAGGGACCCCGGGGGGCCGTGTAGAGAGAACTCACAGTAACCAATCATAACgacaaaaaacaaagctggtaTTCCAtgagctgcccctccctggagGACCCAGGGCTGGTCTTTGTTGGCCTGGGCTGGGTTcaggcagggcctgcccccggggggAGAACCCCTGGGTCTGGTCAGCCCCTTGGATGCCTATCGGTCTCCTGGACTAGGGATGCCGGGACCACGGGTGCACACTGGGGGGGTCCCCGGGGCCCTCATGTCTGGTGCCTGGGCCCTGAGCCTGCACCCAGCACTTCCTTTGCCTCCCCGGAAGAGGCCGGGTTCTCCCAGGGCGGCCCCACCGCTCCCTAGCACCCCCGCCCTACTTCTCCACCTAACGCACCTGCCCTCTTTGTAGAGGATCCCGTGGTGAAGCAGTTCCTGGCCTGGGACAAAAACCTGAGGGTGTCTGACAAGGTGAGGTGGCTGGGACAGGCGGCCCGGCGTGGGAGGTTCCCCCACCTCCCACACCCCCACCTTGCACACCGCCACTCAGAGCCCACGGCAGCCCCGGCTCTGgggaagccccagccccaggtgctgtgCTGGGCGGCAGCCTTGGGCCTCGCCTCGGGCCATGACGGCTgcgccccctctccctctccccctttccggTAGTACCTGCTGGCCATGGTCGTGGCCTACTTCAGCCGGGCCGGCCTCTTCTCCTGGCAGTACCAGCGCATCCACTTCTTCATTGCTCTGTGAGTAGCGGCTTccctgccttggcctggcctggccctggccctctcaGGCattcggggaggggggaggccgcAGGTGGACAagcgctgtctctctgcctctccagtaaaatgaaaataagtaaatttaagaaaaagttttaaaaagctacAGAAAATAAGAGGAAACACACTGTCCCGggaggagagagagcacactccaggcccctcccctgggaccccgcccccgccccaacACACACCCCGAGCACCGCCCGGGGCCCAGGGCCCCTTCCCCACGCTCATCCCTTTCCCTCCAGCCCGCATGTGACCCCGTCTCTCTGCCACCAAACCTCTGAGCCCCCAGCACCCCCTTGCTCATTGTCCTGCCCCCGCCAAGGCCCGTCCCCGTCCCGATGGGTCTGGTTTTCCATCCGGGCCCCTGCACACCTTGGTGCTCAGAGTCAGCTCGAACCCCAGAGccttcctgctgcccccagctgcGTTCAGGGCTGGCGGTTTCTTGTCTCCCCACTCGCGGGGCCCTGGTGTCATCAGGCCCCGGTGGGAGGCGGCTGCTTGTCACAAGGCCAGCGCCACCTTAAGATGCTCGGCACCATCTTCTTCCCCGTCCACATGAGCCTGGGAGGCCGTCAGGGTGGCTTCCGGTTGTCAGTCATTGTTCACCCAGCAAGCGCTGGTGGGGTCCGCCTGTGTGCCAGAGGACCCAGGTGACTGCCAGGGGCCTGTTGAGCGAGTGCACTGGGCCGTGCCCAGCCCCGGAGCAGCCGTGGGACTGCAGAGTGAACCCAGAATAAACCAGGGTCCGCCTCGGCCCAGGatgtggtggggggaggcaggcgtgcacCTTAGCAAGGTGAAGGGGGACGAGGTGCTGAGGGCGTGGCGGGAGCAGCCTCCTCGTCACCCCTCGGTCAGGGGCAGCCCCCGTCCCGCAGTGGCCTCCCGATGAGGACCTCCACTGAGAGCTGGGGTTCCTTCCCCAGCTACCTGGCCAGCGACATGGAGGAGGACAACCAGGCCTCCAAGCAGGCCATCTTTGCCTTCCTGTACGGGCAGAGCCGCGCCCAGCGTCCACTCTTCCATAAGCTGCGGCTGCAGTTCATCCGCTCCATGGGCTGGCAGACGAGGGTCACCAAAGAGGAGTGTGAGGAGGTGGGTGCGGgcgtggccagggcggggcccagggcagaggggTGGGGCCGG
This sequence is a window from Lepus europaeus isolate LE1 chromosome 21, mLepTim1.pri, whole genome shotgun sequence. Protein-coding genes within it:
- the LOC133750562 gene encoding speedy protein E4-like, producing MDVHRRSGAVFGGAEGGGPLKTQKTTPPERKQQKHQSEWILAERREGFMSSCEPHVQAETQSPQPSSLECPPEVVLDHEAPGPSAPRVDPSSGPQSPACNGKRAWSAAFPESAEALDSEGELMPVLQRRLASLLLPGPAPGPQETWGVEWLCGLKMRLKRQRASPVLPEHHAVFARLLEDPVVKQFLAWDKNLRVSDKYLLAMVVAYFSRAGLFSWQYQRIHFFIALYLASDMEEDNQASKQAIFAFLYGQSRAQRPLFHKLRLQFIRSMGWQTRVTKEECEEIQAYDPELWVWGRDRTLVP